From the Xiphophorus maculatus strain JP 163 A chromosome 20, X_maculatus-5.0-male, whole genome shotgun sequence genome, one window contains:
- the LOC102218222 gene encoding protein-glutamine gamma-glutamyltransferase E-like, with protein sequence MSLNRPADYSSVFRSVDLHSNTNNNEHHTSEISVTELIVRRGQAFKLTLKLTQPFNLGFDQLIMTVGTGNDPSEDLGTKSRFGVPGRSLHSASAKAVWKAEVQRTSSPETGVLVLIISPPADAPIGEYTLSASLKDKEKILANFSVLFNPWSSDDWVFLPKEEERREYVLNEQGIIYRGSGDYISPMSWDFGQFEEGMVKICMMILDRNIKHWLNPADDVSARCNPIYVSRVVSAMVNSSDDGGVVMGNWGNDYSGGLPPTHWSGSYAILKQWYNSYYRSVRYGQCWVFAGVMCSVMRLLGIPCRVVTNFQSAHDTNKNLTIDNYFNYNGAMERESTDSIWNFHVWVEGWMRRPDLAKDGKYDGWQVVDPTPQEKSEGLFCCGPASVTAIRNGEIDLKYDIPFVFAEVNADSVSWLVRSDGSRTKIFSDTKTVGQYISTKAVGSYKRTDITDTYKYREGTVEERKVFAYALDKIVNGSTMLRDAAGSPDRVSGPASSMSTVPPPDPSQPQLLIRFEEVSKPENGKDVNMKMILSSDSSTTRTFSVNISVQAMKYTGQPEGNIQTEVTEQKLLPKKDLIVPIKVPFSVYHKYMIQRRTMSISAVITDLQNKDNVYLATDRVVLINPPLSITVSKESKVNQELTAEMVFMNPIDETLMDCTMSLSGSGLMIGEEITNLPNLQPNCRFRVTVVLVPYKSGERSLLVNFSCSSFRDIKSSCIVNIKP encoded by the exons ATGAGTCTCAACAGGCCTGCTGACTACAGCTCAG tttttagatCAGTGGACCTCCACAGTAACACCAACAACAATGAGCATCACACCAGTGAGATCTCGGTGACGGAGCTGATCGTCAGACGAGGCCAAGCCTTCAAACTCACCCTCAAACTGACTCAACCGTTCAACCTCGGCTTTGATCAGCTCATCATGACTGTGGGGACAG GAAATGATCCATCGGAGGATCTGGGGACGAAGTCTCGCTTCGGCGTCCCGGGCCGGTCGCTGCATTCAGCTTCAGCCAAGGCGGTGTGGAAGGCAGAGGTTCAACGGACCTCTTCTCCTGAGACCGGAGTCTTGGTTCTGATCATCTCACCGCCAGCTGACGCTCCCATCGGCGAATACACTCTGTCTGCCAGCCTCAAGGACAAGGAAAAGATTTTGGCAAACTTTTCTGTCCTCTTCAACCCGTGGAGTTCTG ATGACTGGGTGTTTCTGCccaaggaggaggagaggcggGAGTATGTGCTGAACGAACAGGGCATCATCTACAGAGGAAGCGGAGATTACATCTCTCCAATGTCCTGGGACTTTGGGCAG TTTGAGGAAGGCATGGTGAAGATCTGCATGATGATTCTCGACCGCAACATCAAACACTGGCTTAATCCAGCTGATGACGTTTCTGCTCGCTGCAACCCCATCTACGTCAGCCGGGTGGTCAGCGCCATG GTCAACAGCTCTGATGACGGCGGCGTTGTGATGGGAAACTGGGGAAATGACTACAGCGGCGGGCTCCCGCCCACCCACTGGAGTGGCAGCTACGCCATCCTGAAGCAGTGGTACAACTCCTACTACCGCTCCGTCAGATACGGGCAGTGCTGGGTGTTCGCCGGCGTCATGTGCTCTG TGATGCGGCTGCTGGGCATTCCCTGCCGTGTCGTCACCAACTTCCAGTCGGCTCATGACACCAACAAGAATCTGACCATCGACAACTACTTTAATTATAACGGAGCGATGGAGAGGGAATCCACAGACAGTATCTG GAACTTCCACGTCTGGGTTGAGGGGTGGATGAGACGACCAGACCTGGCAAAAGATGGGAAATATGATGGCTGGCAGGTTGTGGATCCAACACCACAGGAAAAGAGTGAAG GTCTGTTCTGCTGCGGCCCGGCCTCAGTGACCGCCATCCGGAACGGAGAAATCGATCTTAAATACGACATCCCGTTTGTCTTCGCCGAGGTCAACGCTGACTCCGTTTCCTGGCTG GTGAGAAGTGATGGATCCAGGACAAAAATCTTTTCTGACACAAAGACAGTTGGACAGTACATCTCCACCAAGGCGGTTGGCTCGTACAAGAGGACGGACATCACAGACACCTACAAGTACAGAGAAG GAACTGTGGAGGAAAGAAAGGTCTTTGCATACGCTCTCGACAAAATCGTGAATGGATCAACGATGTTGCGAGATGCTGCTGGTTCTCCTGACAGGGTTTCGGGTCCAGCGTCGTCGATGAGCACCGTACCTCCGCCTGATCCttcacaaccacagctgctcatCCGATTTGAAGAG GTCTCCAAGCCAGAGAACGGCAAGGATGTGAACATGAAGATGATTCTGAGCAGTGACAGCAGCACCACCAGAACGTTTTCCGTCAACATCAGCGTCCAGGCAATGAAATACACGGGCCAGCCAGAGGGGAACATCCAGACCGAGGTCACAGAGCAGAAGCTGCTGCCGAAGAAAG aTCTGATTGTCCCTATTAAGGTCCCATTCTCAGTCTACCATAAGTACATGATACAACGCCGGACCATGAGCATATCAGCGGTCATCACTGACCTACAGAATAAAGACAACGTGTACTTGGCAACAGACAGAGTTGTGCTCATAAACCCCCCACTCTCCATCACT GTGTCCAAGGAAAGCAAGGTGAACCAGGAACTGACTGCTGAAATGGTTTTCATGAATCCTATCGATGAGACCTTGATGGATTGCACTATGAGTCTGTCTGGAAGTGGACTCATGATCGGGGAAGAAATAACCAA TCTTCCAAATCTGCAGCCAAACTGCAGATTCCGTGTTACAGTCGTCCTCGTTCCCTACAAGAGCGGAGAGCGAAGTCTGCTGGTCAACTTCAGCTGCAGTTCCTTCAGAGACATCAAGTCCAGCTGCATCGTCAACATTAAACCTTGA
- the tomm34 gene encoding mitochondrial import receptor subunit TOM34 — MPQKQKPKSWTELKQAGNECFKTGQYGDATSLYSQAIRELEKSNKKNPEDLAILYSNRAASYLKDGNCSECVKDCDTSLQLFPFNVKSLLRRAAACEALERYRHAYIDYKTALQIDCNIAAAHDGTNRMTKALTEADGPSWREKLPPIPTVPLSVREKLAQQAAGGAPKANPAPQQNGIKKTDKPAPSDKDMKKAQALKEEGNSLVKKGEHKKAIEKYSQSLKLNPNEITTYTNRALCYLSVKQYRDAVRDCSEALRMDGGSVKALYRRAQAHKELKDLKACVDDLNLLLKVEPKNTAALKLLQEAQKKK; from the exons ATGCCTCAGAAACAGAAACCCAAGTCTTGGACAGAACTAAAGCAAGCAGGAAATGAATGTTTCAAGACGGGCCAGTATGGAGACGCCACCAGCCTGTACAGCCAGGCCATCCGGGAACTAGAGAAATCCA ATAAGAAGAACCCTGAAGATTTGGCCATCCTGTACTCCAACCGAGCCGCCAGCTACCTGAAGGACGGGAACTGTTCAGAATGTGTCAAAGACTGCGATAC GTCTCTGCAGTTGTTCCCGTTCAACGTGAAGTCTCTGCTCCGACGCGCTGCTGCCTGTGAAGCCTTGGAGCGCTACAGACACGCTTACATCGACTACAAAACCGCCCTGCAGATCGACTGCAACATAGCAGCAGCTCATGACGGCACCAACAG AATGACTAAAGCGCTAACAGAGGCCGACGGCCCGTCATGGAGGGAGAAACTTCCTCCCATCCCCACCGTTCCTCTGTCGGTGAGGGAGAAGCTCGCCCAGCAGGCTGCAGGCGGCGCGCCGAAGGCGAACCCGGCGCCGCAGCAGAACGGCATcaagaaaacagacaaaccCG cgcCAAGTGACAAAGACATGAAGAAAGCACAAGCTCTGAAGGAAGAAGGCAACAGTCTGGTGAAGAAAGGGGAGCATAAGAAGGCCATAGAGAAGTACAGCCAGAGCCTGAAGCTCAACCCCAACGAGATCACGACCTACACCAACCG GGCGCTGTGCTACCTGTCGGTGAAGCAGTACAGAGACGCCGTCAGGGACTGCAGCGAGGCGCTCAGGATGGACGGCGGCAGCGTGAAGGCGCTCTACCGGAGGGCGCAGGCTCACAAGGAGCTCAAG GACCTGAAGGCCTGTGTGGACGACCTGAACCTCCTCCTGAAGGTGGAGCCAAAGAACACGGCGGctctgaagctgctgcaggaggCGCAGAAGAAGAAGTGA